Proteins from a single region of Nocardiopsis dassonvillei subsp. dassonvillei DSM 43111:
- the rocD gene encoding ornithine--oxo-acid transaminase: MGNTQNLGQRDSAGNPGGEALSGADHIALARARSAHNYSPLPVVIAEGRGAWVTDVEGRRYLDCLAGYSAMNFGHHNPDLLAAAHRQIDRVTLTSRAFYNDQFGPWVSALADMVGKEKVLPMNTGAEAVETGIKVARKWAYEVKGVPENEATIVVAGANFHGRTTTIVSFSSDPEARTGFGPYTPGFRSVPYGDAEAVEAAIDSTTAAVLIEPVQGEAGVIVPPADFLPRVREICDRERVLFIADEVQSGLGRTGTIRACEHSGVVPDAYLFGKALGGGILPVSAMVADEDVLGVIQPGQHGSTFGGNPLAGAVGSTVVRMLTEGPYLENTRRLGEVLKRRLKEFVGDGVVSARSIGLWAGIDVDPSLASGRELCERLADHGVLVKDTHGSTVRMSPPLVISEEDLNWGLDRFAEVIKELQAGR; this comes from the coding sequence ATGGGCAACACCCAGAACCTGGGACAGCGGGACTCCGCCGGGAACCCCGGTGGAGAGGCACTCTCCGGCGCGGACCACATCGCGCTCGCACGCGCGCGGTCGGCGCACAACTACTCACCCCTTCCCGTCGTGATCGCCGAGGGCCGTGGCGCCTGGGTGACCGACGTCGAGGGCAGAAGGTACCTGGACTGCCTGGCCGGGTACTCCGCCATGAACTTCGGCCACCACAACCCCGACCTGCTCGCGGCGGCGCACCGGCAGATCGACCGGGTGACCCTCACGAGCCGGGCCTTCTACAACGACCAGTTCGGCCCGTGGGTCAGCGCCCTCGCCGACATGGTCGGCAAGGAGAAGGTCCTGCCGATGAACACCGGCGCCGAGGCGGTGGAGACCGGCATCAAGGTGGCCCGCAAGTGGGCCTACGAGGTCAAGGGCGTGCCCGAGAACGAGGCGACCATCGTCGTGGCGGGCGCCAACTTCCACGGCCGCACCACCACCATCGTCTCCTTCTCGTCGGATCCGGAGGCCAGGACGGGTTTCGGGCCCTACACGCCGGGTTTCCGGTCCGTGCCCTACGGTGACGCCGAGGCCGTCGAGGCCGCCATCGACTCCACGACCGCGGCGGTCCTCATCGAGCCCGTGCAGGGCGAGGCGGGGGTGATCGTGCCGCCGGCGGACTTCCTGCCCCGGGTCAGGGAGATCTGCGACCGCGAGCGGGTGCTGTTCATCGCCGACGAGGTGCAGTCGGGCCTGGGCCGCACCGGGACGATCCGGGCCTGCGAGCACAGCGGGGTGGTCCCCGACGCCTACCTGTTCGGCAAGGCGCTGGGCGGCGGCATCCTGCCGGTGTCGGCGATGGTCGCCGACGAGGACGTGCTCGGCGTCATCCAGCCCGGCCAGCACGGCAGCACGTTCGGCGGCAACCCGCTGGCCGGGGCGGTCGGGAGCACGGTCGTGCGGATGCTCACCGAGGGGCCCTACCTGGAGAACACACGCCGTCTGGGCGAGGTGCTCAAGCGCCGCCTCAAGGAGTTCGTCGGCGACGGGGTGGTGTCCGCGCGCAGCATCGGGCTGTGGGCGGGCATCGACGTCGACCCGTCGCTGGCCTCGGGCCGGGAGCTGTGCGAGCGCCTCGCCGACCACGGGGTCCTGGTCAAGGACACCCACGGCTCGACCGTGCGGATGTCGCCGCCCCTGGTGATCAGCGAGGAGGACCTCAACTGGGGTCTGGACCGCTTCGCCGAGGTGATCAAGGAGCTCCAGGCGGGCCGGTAG
- a CDS encoding SGNH/GDSL hydrolase family protein, translated as MSARGEGPEAPEPVPADPCGEDANGTGGPADTAGSDDGATGAEPGGTGGSDGGAGSGDGVGDGGGDGRPRRRRRRSRVAIAVSVTLILVMVAVLALPATREGLVALWCETTDGVCPAEELPPITEEEQTDWRVRMEPEEAALWGNYVALGDSYSSGDGAGDYAPDTAEAGGCWRSGNAYPRVVAEEFDFTGSLAFYACSSHKGSEMIEQIGTSESQIDRVTENTSLVTLGIGGNDLGFIPVLRTCMVRMPLLESSVCVEQEEEVDRRMRTFEETLTEILGEVRDRAPDARVLVLGYPRLFPEDPPGMYYTLTRSDQLWLNGLAERFNELIRDTVYRVDGDVYGGRETGSVEYVNTFSALTGHEVSADAAWLNGIVLGQLGEGLRVDRASFHPTAQGQLSIAERVRLQIVEGPEREVYVARETLDKVDPEQLRSELGGPLDPEFATEPPGNEADAP; from the coding sequence GTGTCAGCACGTGGTGAGGGCCCCGAGGCGCCGGAGCCGGTCCCCGCGGACCCCTGCGGCGAGGACGCGAACGGCACCGGCGGTCCGGCGGACACCGCTGGATCCGACGACGGCGCGACCGGCGCGGAACCGGGCGGCACCGGCGGCTCGGACGGCGGCGCCGGTTCCGGTGACGGGGTCGGCGACGGCGGCGGGGACGGGCGCCCGCGCCGACGGCGTCGGCGGTCCCGGGTGGCGATCGCCGTCTCGGTCACGCTGATCCTGGTCATGGTGGCCGTCCTGGCGCTGCCCGCCACCCGCGAGGGCCTGGTCGCCCTGTGGTGCGAGACCACCGACGGCGTGTGCCCGGCCGAGGAGCTCCCCCCGATCACCGAGGAGGAGCAGACCGACTGGCGGGTCCGGATGGAGCCGGAGGAGGCCGCGCTGTGGGGCAACTACGTGGCCCTGGGCGACTCCTACTCCTCCGGTGACGGCGCGGGCGACTACGCCCCCGACACCGCCGAGGCGGGCGGCTGCTGGCGTTCGGGGAACGCCTACCCCCGGGTGGTCGCCGAGGAGTTCGACTTCACCGGTTCGCTGGCCTTCTACGCGTGCAGCAGCCACAAGGGCTCGGAGATGATCGAGCAGATCGGCACCTCCGAGTCGCAGATCGACCGGGTCACCGAGAACACGTCCCTGGTGACCCTGGGCATCGGCGGCAACGACCTGGGCTTCATCCCCGTCCTGCGCACCTGCATGGTGCGGATGCCGCTCCTGGAGAGCAGCGTCTGCGTCGAGCAGGAGGAGGAGGTCGACAGGCGGATGAGGACCTTCGAGGAGACCCTGACCGAGATCCTCGGGGAGGTCCGCGACCGCGCGCCCGACGCCCGCGTCCTGGTGCTGGGCTACCCGCGGCTGTTCCCGGAGGACCCCCCGGGCATGTACTACACGCTGACCAGGAGCGACCAGCTGTGGCTGAACGGTCTGGCCGAGCGGTTCAACGAACTCATCCGCGACACGGTCTACCGGGTGGACGGCGACGTCTACGGCGGGCGCGAGACCGGCAGCGTGGAGTACGTGAACACCTTCTCCGCCCTGACCGGGCACGAGGTGAGCGCCGACGCGGCCTGGCTGAACGGGATCGTGCTCGGGCAGCTGGGCGAGGGCCTGCGCGTGGACCGGGCGAGCTTCCACCCCACCGCCCAGGGGCAGCTGTCCATCGCCGAGCGGGTGCGGCTGCAGATCGTCGAGGGCCCCGAGCGGGAGGTCTACGTGGCCCGGGAGACCCTGGACAAGGTCGATCCCGAGCAGCTGAGGTCGGAACTGGGCGGTCCGCTGGACCCGGAGTTCGCCACCGAGCCGCCCGGCAACGAGGCCGACGCCCCCTGA
- a CDS encoding 8-amino-7-oxononanoate synthase, whose product MPSTAAPTRRPWPLRATARALPPGHPFAWLDGAARARAEAGLTRRATPRPAADGLLDLAGNDYLGLLRHPDVVAAAGDAARVWGAGAGGSRLVTGDTGLHRELERELADFHGTESALVFSSGYAANLAMVTALAAPDGGAPPLLVCDRHNHASLIDATRLARASGARVALYDHADADRAAEALATAGGRALLLSDTVFSVDGDLTDAAALARAARGHGAALLLDDAHGLGVVGPGGSGTATAAGLRGADDVAVSVTLSKSLGSQGGAVLGSHRVVRHLTETARTFVFDTGLAPASAGAALAALRVLRAQPWLADAVRDRARRLAEGLRGRGLPASTPDAAVVSVLAPSPEAALAWRDACLAAGVRVGCFRPPSVPDGRSRLRLTARATLGGADLDRVVDVIAANRPG is encoded by the coding sequence ATGCCGAGCACCGCCGCCCCCACCCGCCGCCCGTGGCCCCTGCGCGCCACGGCCCGGGCGCTGCCGCCGGGACACCCCTTCGCGTGGTTGGACGGCGCCGCCCGCGCACGCGCCGAGGCCGGGCTGACGCGGCGCGCCACGCCACGGCCCGCGGCCGACGGCCTGCTGGACCTTGCGGGCAACGACTACCTCGGGCTGCTGCGCCACCCGGACGTGGTGGCCGCCGCCGGGGACGCCGCCCGCGTGTGGGGCGCGGGCGCGGGCGGATCGAGGCTGGTCACCGGGGACACCGGCCTGCACCGGGAACTGGAGCGCGAACTCGCCGACTTCCACGGCACGGAGTCCGCGCTGGTGTTCTCCTCCGGGTACGCGGCGAACCTGGCTATGGTCACCGCGCTGGCCGCGCCGGACGGCGGCGCCCCTCCCCTGCTGGTGTGCGACCGGCACAACCACGCCTCCCTCATCGACGCCACCCGGCTGGCCCGGGCCTCTGGGGCGCGCGTGGCCCTCTACGACCACGCCGACGCCGACCGGGCCGCCGAGGCGCTCGCGACCGCCGGGGGACGGGCCCTGCTGCTGAGCGACACCGTGTTCTCCGTGGACGGCGACCTCACCGACGCGGCCGCCCTGGCGCGCGCGGCCCGCGGGCACGGCGCCGCCCTGCTGCTGGACGACGCGCACGGCCTGGGCGTGGTGGGGCCCGGCGGGAGCGGGACGGCGACCGCCGCCGGACTGCGCGGCGCGGACGACGTCGCGGTGTCGGTGACCCTGTCCAAGTCGCTGGGCTCCCAGGGCGGCGCGGTGCTGGGCTCGCACCGGGTGGTCCGCCACCTGACCGAGACCGCGCGCACGTTCGTCTTCGACACCGGCCTGGCTCCGGCCTCGGCGGGCGCGGCCCTGGCCGCGCTGCGCGTGCTGCGCGCCCAGCCCTGGTTGGCCGACGCGGTACGCGACCGCGCGCGGCGGCTGGCGGAGGGGCTGCGCGGGCGCGGGCTGCCCGCGAGCACCCCGGACGCCGCCGTGGTGTCGGTGCTGGCGCCCTCCCCCGAGGCCGCTCTGGCCTGGCGCGACGCCTGTCTGGCCGCGGGCGTGCGCGTGGGCTGCTTCCGCCCGCCCTCGGTCCCCGACGGCCGGTCCCGGCTGCGGCTGACCGCCCGGGCGACGCTGGGCGGGGCCGACCTCGACCGGGTCGTGGACGTCATCGCGGCGAACCGTCCCGGATAG
- a CDS encoding adenosylmethionine--8-amino-7-oxononanoate transaminase — protein MTPTSPAVPGARAPADRSARIRAADTAHLWHPYTTVPAAERPYVVTGAEGATLTLWSEEGERRVVDAMSSWWSAVHGYRHPVLDAAVRRQTDAFSHVMFGGLTHGPAADLAEALVAITPRPLEHVFLADSGSVAVEVAMKMCMQYHRSTGRPERRRFLTWRGGYHGDTFHAMSVCDPDGGMHSLWGDVLPAQVHAPAPPSGFDAEPDPGYVAAFERLAAEHADELAAIIVEPVVQGAGGMRFHHPGYLPELRRIADEYGLLLVFDEIATGFGRTGELFAADHAGVAPDVMCLGKALTGGYLTLAATLCTARVARGIAGGEVPVLAHGPTFMGNPLACATALASVDLLTGGDWRGDVARIGTGLREGLAPLEGLPGVREVRVLGAIGVVELEAPVRMAEATRAAVEAGVWLRPFREHVYAMPPYVCTSQEVAAVADGMAAAVRACLGEERR, from the coding sequence ATGACGCCGACGTCCCCCGCGGTCCCCGGAGCCCGGGCGCCCGCGGACCGCTCCGCCCGGATCCGCGCCGCGGACACCGCCCACCTGTGGCACCCCTACACCACCGTTCCCGCCGCGGAGCGGCCGTACGTGGTCACCGGGGCCGAGGGGGCGACGCTGACCCTGTGGTCGGAGGAGGGCGAGCGCCGTGTGGTGGACGCGATGTCGTCCTGGTGGTCGGCTGTGCACGGCTACCGCCACCCGGTGCTCGACGCCGCGGTGCGGCGGCAGACCGACGCGTTCAGCCACGTCATGTTCGGCGGGCTCACCCACGGGCCCGCCGCGGACCTGGCCGAGGCCCTGGTGGCGATCACTCCGCGGCCGCTGGAGCACGTCTTCCTCGCCGACTCCGGCTCCGTGGCGGTGGAGGTCGCCATGAAGATGTGCATGCAGTACCACCGCTCCACCGGTCGGCCCGAGCGGCGCCGATTCCTCACCTGGCGGGGCGGCTACCACGGCGACACCTTCCACGCGATGAGCGTGTGCGACCCCGACGGCGGCATGCACTCCCTGTGGGGCGACGTGCTGCCCGCCCAGGTGCACGCGCCCGCGCCGCCCTCCGGGTTCGACGCCGAACCCGACCCCGGCTACGTGGCCGCCTTCGAGCGCCTGGCGGCCGAGCACGCCGACGAGCTGGCCGCGATCATCGTCGAACCCGTGGTGCAGGGCGCGGGCGGCATGCGCTTCCACCACCCGGGCTACCTGCCGGAGCTGCGGCGGATCGCCGACGAGTACGGGCTGCTGCTCGTATTCGACGAGATCGCCACCGGCTTCGGCCGCACCGGCGAGCTCTTCGCCGCCGACCACGCCGGGGTCGCCCCCGACGTCATGTGCCTGGGCAAGGCGCTGACCGGCGGCTACCTGACCCTCGCCGCGACGCTGTGCACCGCGCGGGTGGCCCGCGGCATCGCCGGGGGCGAGGTGCCGGTGCTCGCCCACGGGCCCACGTTCATGGGCAACCCGCTGGCCTGCGCGACCGCGCTGGCCTCGGTGGACCTGCTGACCGGCGGAGACTGGAGGGGCGACGTGGCGAGGATCGGGACGGGTCTGCGCGAGGGCCTGGCTCCGTTGGAGGGGCTGCCGGGCGTGCGCGAGGTGCGGGTGCTCGGCGCGATCGGGGTGGTGGAGCTGGAGGCGCCGGTGCGCATGGCCGAGGCCACGCGGGCGGCGGTGGAGGCGGGGGTGTGGCTGCGGCCCTTCCGCGAGCACGTGTACGCGATGCCGCCCTACGTGTGCACCTCGCAGGAGGTGGCCGCCGTCGCCGACGGGATGGCCGCCGCGGTGCGGGCCTGCCTGGGGGAGGAGCGCCGATGA
- the bioD gene encoding dethiobiotin synthase, whose product MSVLVVTGTCTEVGKTVVTAAVAALAVAAGRRVAVLKPAQTGVGPGEPGDADTVAALVPDVTTAELVRYPEPLAPATAAARSGAEPVRAEAVAEAVWRLAGTHDLVLVEGAGGLLVRLNAEGQTLADVAVLLSAPVLVVARPDLGTLNATALTAEALRTRGLSPAGVVVGSWPDRPDLAMRCNLTDLSAMGAGPLAGAVPRGSGALDPRAFADVARRSLAPRLGGVWRAGAGAGIRPEGEPARTG is encoded by the coding sequence ATGAGCGTCCTGGTGGTGACGGGGACCTGCACCGAGGTCGGCAAGACGGTGGTCACCGCGGCGGTGGCCGCGCTGGCGGTCGCGGCGGGACGGCGGGTGGCCGTGCTCAAACCCGCCCAGACCGGGGTGGGGCCCGGCGAACCCGGCGACGCCGACACCGTGGCCGCACTCGTCCCGGACGTGACGACGGCGGAACTGGTCCGCTACCCCGAGCCGCTGGCCCCCGCCACGGCCGCCGCCCGCAGCGGGGCCGAACCCGTGCGGGCCGAGGCGGTGGCCGAGGCCGTGTGGCGCCTGGCGGGCACACACGACCTGGTGCTGGTAGAAGGGGCGGGCGGGCTGCTGGTGCGGCTCAACGCCGAGGGGCAGACCCTGGCCGACGTCGCCGTGCTGCTGTCCGCGCCGGTCCTGGTGGTGGCCCGACCCGACCTGGGCACCCTGAACGCCACCGCACTGACCGCCGAGGCGCTGCGCACCCGCGGCCTGTCCCCTGCCGGGGTGGTGGTGGGGTCCTGGCCGGACCGTCCGGACCTGGCCATGCGCTGCAACCTCACCGATCTGTCCGCCATGGGGGCGGGTCCCCTGGCGGGCGCCGTGCCGCGGGGCAGCGGGGCGCTGGACCCGCGCGCGTTCGCGGACGTGGCCCGCCGTTCCCTGGCGCCCCGCCTCGGCGGGGTCTGGAGGGCCGGCGCCGGAGCCGGGATCAGGCCGGAGGGGGAACCGGCGAGGACAGGGTGA
- a CDS encoding DUF3291 domain-containing protein → MPFLAQRRHDTVRRTPRRRPNPVGEGGSALRAGWPVLVEARVLRGDRRHLGAFAAALRERARRDPGHLEEVHFLDEGERVRLVSLWRSPGGLRSFVEAAHRDVLAFRAASGAFPEVERTLWWSAAGTPVPPGEAGERAAWLRAHGPGARAFTLSSPVPPPA, encoded by the coding sequence ATGCCATTCCTCGCACAGCGCCGACACGACACCGTCCGCCGCACACCCCGCCGCCGTCCGAACCCCGTAGGGGAGGGCGGTTCCGCGCTCCGCGCCGGCTGGCCGGTGCTGGTGGAGGCGCGTGTCCTGCGGGGCGACCGCCGTCACCTCGGCGCGTTCGCCGCCGCCCTGCGCGAACGGGCCCGGCGGGACCCCGGCCACCTGGAGGAGGTCCACTTCCTCGACGAGGGGGAGCGCGTCCGCCTCGTCTCGCTGTGGCGCTCCCCCGGCGGCCTGCGGTCCTTCGTGGAGGCGGCGCACCGGGACGTGCTGGCCTTCCGCGCTGCCAGCGGCGCCTTCCCGGAGGTGGAGCGCACGCTGTGGTGGTCGGCGGCGGGGACCCCGGTGCCGCCGGGGGAGGCCGGGGAGCGCGCGGCGTGGCTGCGCGCGCACGGACCGGGCGCGCGGGCGTTCACCCTGTCCTCGCCGGTTCCCCCTCCGGCCTGA
- a CDS encoding aminotransferase-like domain-containing protein — protein sequence MDSSRSSAELADLLGAWPRGGGPLYRRLADTLRQLVDQGSLTPGERLPSERALAASLRVSRTTVVSAYDALRADGILDSRQGSGTRVSSRVAPVRSDGWTANGTGNPMYRNLFQHEEGLISAACLTTPALPGVEEAIRRVVAEDLPALMAEGSYHPSGLPALRRAVADHYTARGLPTTADQIVVTTGAHQAVNLVAQLYLRNGSPVVVEDPSFAGCLDLMGDRGARFLPVPLDEQGLDANGVRRAVAEHAPHLVYTMPSYHNPTGTMMSAARRRELGELSARHGVPVLEDHAYTGLRAPDEPPPLAAFAPRGAEVITVESLSKVGWAGLRLGWLRAPAEMALRLSRRKVLADLASPLLDQAVTVRLLERYDELSRQRSELMREALDHMEELLRGALPSWEWRRPDGGAALWVRLPGVEARAYVQVALCHDVELVPGSVMSASGGERHAEWFRLPFAYDAPTREELVWRLARAWRELDRHGPVEADPVRLVV from the coding sequence ATGGACTCTTCCCGGAGTTCCGCCGAACTCGCCGACCTCCTCGGCGCCTGGCCCCGGGGCGGCGGGCCCCTCTACCGGCGCCTCGCCGACACCCTGCGCCAGCTGGTCGACCAGGGCAGCCTCACCCCCGGTGAGCGCCTGCCCTCCGAGCGCGCCCTCGCCGCCAGCCTCCGGGTGAGCCGCACCACCGTGGTCTCCGCCTACGACGCCCTGCGCGCGGACGGCATCCTCGACAGCAGGCAGGGCAGCGGCACCCGCGTCAGCAGCCGGGTCGCGCCCGTGCGCTCGGACGGCTGGACCGCCAACGGCACGGGCAACCCCATGTACCGCAACCTCTTCCAGCACGAGGAGGGACTCATCTCGGCCGCCTGCCTGACCACCCCCGCGCTCCCCGGCGTGGAGGAGGCCATCCGCCGGGTCGTGGCCGAGGACCTGCCCGCGCTCATGGCCGAGGGCAGCTACCACCCCAGCGGCCTGCCCGCGCTGCGCCGGGCCGTCGCCGACCACTACACCGCCCGGGGCCTGCCCACCACCGCCGACCAGATCGTCGTCACCACCGGCGCCCACCAGGCCGTCAACCTGGTCGCCCAGCTCTACCTGCGCAACGGCTCGCCCGTCGTGGTGGAGGACCCCAGCTTCGCGGGCTGCCTGGACCTGATGGGGGACCGGGGCGCACGCTTCCTGCCCGTGCCCCTGGACGAACAGGGTCTGGACGCCAACGGCGTGCGCCGCGCCGTGGCCGAGCACGCGCCCCACCTCGTCTACACGATGCCCTCGTACCACAACCCCACCGGCACGATGATGTCCGCGGCGCGCCGCCGCGAGCTGGGTGAGCTGTCCGCCCGTCACGGCGTTCCGGTGCTGGAGGACCACGCCTACACCGGCCTGCGCGCCCCCGACGAGCCCCCGCCGCTGGCCGCGTTCGCCCCGCGCGGGGCCGAGGTCATCACCGTGGAGTCGCTGTCCAAGGTCGGCTGGGCCGGGCTCCGGCTGGGCTGGCTTCGCGCGCCCGCCGAGATGGCCCTGCGCCTGAGCCGCCGCAAGGTCCTCGCCGACCTGGCCAGCCCCCTGCTCGACCAGGCGGTGACCGTGCGCCTCCTGGAGCGCTACGACGAGCTGTCCCGGCAGCGCTCCGAGCTGATGCGCGAGGCCCTCGACCACATGGAGGAGCTGCTGCGCGGTGCCCTGCCCTCCTGGGAGTGGCGGCGCCCCGACGGAGGGGCGGCGCTGTGGGTGCGCCTGCCCGGGGTGGAGGCCCGCGCCTACGTACAGGTCGCGCTCTGCCACGACGTGGAGCTGGTCCCTGGCTCGGTGATGTCGGCCTCCGGAGGGGAGCGCCACGCCGAGTGGTTCCGGCTGCCCTTCGCCTACGACGCCCCCACCCGGGAGGAGCTGGTCTGGCGGCTGGCGCGGGCCTGGCGCGAACTCGACCGGCACGGGCCGGTGGAGGCCGATCCGGTCCGCCTCGTGGTCTGA
- a CDS encoding superoxide dismutase yields MSAPYSLPELPYDYAALEPWISGQIMELHHDKHHATYVAGANTALEKMAEARETGDFGTIPMLEKNLAFNLGGHVNHSVFWKNLSPEGGDKPEGELGAAIDDQFGSFDAFRAHFTAVATTIQGSGWAILAWDALGQRLVIEQLYDQQGNTALSSVPLLMLDMWEHAFYLQYKNVKAEYAKAFWNVVNWADVQERFTNARGVKIG; encoded by the coding sequence ATGTCTGCGCCGTACTCGCTTCCCGAACTGCCCTACGACTACGCGGCCCTGGAGCCGTGGATCTCCGGTCAGATCATGGAGCTGCACCACGACAAGCACCACGCGACCTACGTCGCCGGTGCCAACACGGCTCTGGAGAAGATGGCGGAGGCCCGGGAGACCGGCGACTTCGGCACCATCCCGATGCTGGAGAAGAACCTGGCCTTCAACCTGGGCGGCCACGTCAACCACTCCGTCTTCTGGAAGAACCTGTCCCCCGAGGGCGGTGACAAGCCCGAGGGCGAGCTGGGCGCGGCCATCGACGACCAGTTCGGCTCCTTCGACGCCTTCCGCGCGCACTTCACCGCCGTGGCCACCACCATCCAGGGCTCGGGCTGGGCGATCCTGGCCTGGGACGCGCTGGGTCAGCGCCTGGTCATCGAGCAGCTCTACGACCAGCAGGGCAACACCGCCCTCAGCTCCGTTCCGCTGCTGATGCTGGACATGTGGGAGCACGCCTTCTACCTCCAGTACAAGAACGTGAAGGCCGAGTACGCCAAGGCGTTCTGGAACGTGGTCAACTGGGCCGACGTCCAGGAGCGCTTCACCAACGCCCGCGGGGTCAAGATCGGCTAG
- a CDS encoding class I SAM-dependent methyltransferase — MRSLRSRLRPLLVTGAVVGAAVLCVPAALGIAGLIGWTDVLILIFLGLLAGAVGVLGLGTLLLSRRVGALSRSVSTSMEAHSRNVAETLGRDRLEAALAMDGVRERVAHLQDHTLPKVSREIRNAVTARGRDDYEQQVAWTELREYLDTAAFMPPLRGWAASPDVLRILVRQIDRLRPGLVVECGSGASSVWIGYALRRAGTGRLVAVEHDARYAELSRELVAAHGLDDIVEVRHAPLVQTPNTTVTVNGEELPTADRWYDTSVFADLEGVGLVFVDGPPQATGLQARYPALPVLLPRCTEDAVIVLDDAARVDERAIGDRWLAEHPELQRVEEAAEKGAHVFSRKGV; from the coding sequence ATGCGGTCGCTTCGCAGCCGTCTCCGTCCACTCCTGGTCACCGGCGCGGTGGTCGGCGCCGCCGTGCTCTGCGTGCCAGCCGCCCTGGGGATCGCGGGCCTGATCGGCTGGACGGACGTGCTCATCCTCATCTTCCTCGGCCTGCTCGCCGGTGCCGTGGGCGTGCTCGGGCTGGGCACGCTGCTCCTGTCCCGCAGGGTGGGCGCCCTCTCCAGGAGCGTGTCCACCTCGATGGAGGCCCACAGCCGCAACGTCGCCGAGACGCTGGGGCGCGACCGCCTGGAGGCCGCCCTGGCCATGGACGGCGTCCGCGAACGCGTCGCCCACCTCCAGGACCACACGCTCCCCAAGGTCAGCCGCGAGATCAGGAACGCCGTCACCGCGCGGGGCCGCGACGACTACGAGCAGCAGGTCGCCTGGACCGAGCTGCGCGAGTACCTCGACACCGCCGCGTTCATGCCGCCCCTGCGCGGCTGGGCCGCCTCCCCCGACGTGCTCCGCATCCTGGTCCGCCAGATCGACCGACTGCGCCCCGGCCTGGTCGTGGAGTGCGGCAGCGGCGCCTCCAGCGTCTGGATCGGCTACGCCCTGCGCCGCGCGGGCACCGGCAGACTCGTCGCCGTCGAGCACGACGCCCGCTACGCCGAGCTCAGCCGCGAACTGGTGGCCGCGCACGGGCTCGACGACATCGTCGAGGTCCGGCACGCCCCGCTGGTCCAGACCCCGAACACGACGGTCACCGTCAACGGCGAGGAACTGCCCACCGCCGACCGCTGGTACGACACCTCCGTCTTCGCCGACCTGGAGGGCGTCGGCCTGGTGTTCGTCGACGGCCCGCCCCAGGCCACCGGCCTCCAGGCCCGCTACCCCGCGCTGCCCGTCCTGCTGCCGCGCTGCACCGAGGACGCCGTCATCGTCCTGGACGACGCCGCGCGCGTGGACGAGCGCGCCATCGGTGACCGCTGGCTGGCCGAGCACCCCGAACTCCAGCGCGTCGAGGAGGCCGCCGAGAAGGGCGCCCACGTCTTCAGCCGCAAGGGCGTCTAG